TATTGAATTGGGTAAGCGTTAATTTTGTCATATTCCACTAAAGTAATGTCGCATTCTGGTTTTGCCTTGCAATCTTTCATTCTTGTAAATAGCTCATCAATAGTTGGCGCTGTTTCTGCACTCAGCACAGCTTCAGGAGTTCCAGTTCCCGTATAATTTACATAAATAACTTCACCATCAGCGACTTGAATTTCCCAAGCGTCGCCTGCTATGGGTGTAAACCCTGTTTCTTTATACTCGAAGCTATAGAATTGAATGTTTTTGGCTTGCCATTCTTTTTGAAAATCATCTTCGCTTGAAGTAGACGAGTTACAACCTGCAACGAATATACTGAGACAAAAAACAACGTCTTTTTTCAAAATAGTCTCCTGTTCCATAAAATATGATGACTGGCTAAATGGTGAACTGACTTTATCACCGAACGGAACCGAAAAAACCATCAACAATGTGGTTTTTTGCAACAGGAAATACCATGACTTCCAGTTTTACTCTTACTATTTTTTTAAAGACACTTTTCAAAGTAATTTACGGGCATGTTCTCAAATAGCCCTGAGCCTCGGGGTTGAAAACCAAGCTGTAACAATATATGCATTGATGGGGCATTTTCGGATTCCGTCAAAGCCCATACACTTGGACAACCCATTTGCTTTGCGTAACTCAAAACTGCTGTACTGGCTTCAAATGCATACCCTTTTCCCCTCGATTGTGTCCTTATCCGATAACCGAGTTCTACGACATCGTTCCCTTGATGCTGAAATGTCTCAATCCCACAATAACCAATGAGTTCGCCTGACAGCTTTTCAACCAATGCCAATTTTCCAACACCACATTGTTCATAAGCGGTGAGCAATTTCTGAAACCGGCATTCTGCCTGCTCATTTGTCATCGCTCCTGTGGGTGAACACACCATAAATTCAGGATTTTTTAGTAACGCAATTGTATATTCTCTGTCGGTTGGCTCAAACTGTCGGAGTAACAATTTCTTTGTTTCTATCATTCGTGCTTCCCTGCTTATCACTCACTGAAACATTGAATCATACGATGCATCACTACTGAAGTTGCGTTGCAATCAATCCTCGGATGTATTCTAACCAACGACAAACATCTTGCTCTGGCCCTGGGCCGTAGTAAGACCCCATCTCAATAAGGTCTTTTATTCCAGGTTTAGAGAGAGCTGCTGTTTCAAGTTCCATATACAAGTTAGTTGTTAATTCTTTCGTCTCCGAACTGACAAAATCACAAACAACCTCTTCCAGAGAAGCTCCATCAAGCGCATGCTGATATAAATATGCTTCTAAAAAGTAACCAAGTGAGGTTAAATGTTTTAGTCCACTCACAACAACCTTACCGAATAGATTAATTTAATATTCACAAAACGCTCCTAGCTGGGACACAAGGATACGTGTTCAGCTCGAAGGTGATGCTGTCTATGCTGCATTGGCTACTCTGAATTGTATGAACCAAATGGCCCATAGACCACCTTGCCAGAAGCAATACTTTTTTCAAAATCGCTTTGATCAGGCAGGTCACTTACATATGCTTCCCATAAGTCATTTATATGTACTGTCCAATCAGACACTTGCATCTCATGGATTGGCTGAAGAATTTCTTCAGGGTGTAAACCATCGTCCGCCAGTTTTCGTAGCGCATTCTTTATCGCCTCAATATATGTTTCTCCAGCTGCATAACAGCTTACATAGGCACCATACAAATCTGGCGGCATTATCGAGTTTTCAAGTGGCTTTACATGGAAAGGAATAATAAAGACTTTCTTTGAACCTTTCTTTTCAGCAAATAGTTTCTTAAACATACTCTTTCTCTGGGCACCGTCTCATTACACCCTTAGCATATACAGACAAAACACACCTGTAATCTGGCTGTCATGCGTGAGCTTGTCATGCGCCATGGGCAGCTTTGCTGAGTGCGGCGATCAAACGATCAATGTTTTGCTCGTTTGCTGTGCCAGCCCTTTGTTTGACAGCTTGTGCTGTTTCGGCGTCTTCAAAAACTTGCTCCCAGATTAAATCTGTCCCCTCTTTTTCAGGCGTGAGTTCAATCGTCAGCCTGAAGTTTGGAGGGCAATCGTGATGTATGACGATTCTGGAATCTGGTACAAGCTCCTTGAAGAAACTTTCATTGAGATAGCTTTTTCCATCAGGGCCGTGCATCACAAACTTCCACCGTCCGCCCGTCGTAAATTCAAAAATTTCAAAAGTGTTAGAAAAGCCTTCAGGGCCCCACCACGATGCCAGTAAATCAGCCGATGCAAAAGCACCATAAATTTCTTTCGGCGAAAATGGCAAAATTCTTGATGTGCGCAGTGTTCTTTCTTCAATCATGATGCTAACTCCGATATCTGTCTGTTGAATGCCGCATAACGAATGACATGGGCTCCACTTCATCAGGCTTTACACACTTTGGTCTTCTGATTCTAAACCCTTGTCGGCCACCATGTCGCAATCTGTTTTGGTATGGATTGAACCCAGCACAGCTTCAGTATCCACTGTGAGAAGCAAAGTTAAGGGTTGAGGTTCTGTATACCCAGTTCTTTTTGTTTTCGCTGACTCAAACCGAGTGCCACAATACGATAAGACTCTGATAAATAATATTTTAAATCTTCATCCAATGGGCCTGAAGTTTCGACTTGTTGAATCCACTTCATGCCACGATTGGCAAAGTAAGGCGCAGGAATATACCCCTCTGACACCCGCAAGAATTCAAAGTTTATATCCGAGGTTTTGAAGGTAAATGCAGGCTCGCCGCTTTTGCTCTGAGTTCCAATCGCGAAAACCTTTCCCCCAACTTTCCAGACATGGGAATTCCCCCACTGAACCACATACGTTGTTGCTGGGAAAGAGCGACAGAATTGATTGAATCCGTTGTGATCCATGATTGATTTCCTGATAACTCATCACGATGACATGGATTTCATCTCTTAGCGGAACTGACAGGCACAAGAGATCATGGCATCAAAAATTGCTTTTTGGGGCGGTTGTCAATGTTTTGTCTGTGTCCACTTTAAATGAGTTACATATTGATCAGCCAAGCCGAAAACATGAAACAACAGAGCGACATGATTACGCCAATGAAAGGGATTTTAAACCAGTATTTGTAAGCTAAAATCAAATAAGCAAAACCAACGATGACTGGTAAGACAGACAACCAAAGTGAACTTTTCACGACTTCAAAATGGTAAGTCGCGAGTGATATATAGACAGCAGCGAAAAACATAACGCCTAAGCTGTGACTGGCATTAAACCCTACCCATGCTCTCCAAACCGTCGTTTCCTTTGTTAAACGTGGTGATGTCGCTTTCATTGCCTCAGTGACTGACGCATCAAATGGCGTAAATTTTTCTGTGAAAAACGTATAAAACAAGTGAATTGTTCCGAGTAATCCCAAAATCGATAACCCAACGACGAGCAACAATTGATCCATATTTCTTCCCTTCTCTGTTGAAGACGACTTTTACAGTCTCATTCGCACACATAACGTTCACGCTGTGGCGTAAACAAAGCGCAGTGTAATTTGTATCCGAAAATTCATGTTCTGATATGACTTTAAAGTGACTTCCCGGCTTTGCCATGAACGAGGGCGATACACAAACTTGAAATTTCGGGATTCAATGAGCCCCCGAATCATCGCCACATGCTGATTAGCCCTGCGACGTTTTCGTCGCATTAAATCTGGCCTCAGCATCTTTAAAAAGCGTCTTCACTCTGTCGACATTCCAAGGCCGCTCCATCAGCGTTTCGTGATCCCATTCGCTTCTCGGAGTCTTAGGTTCAAAAAAGTCGCCACCGTATACATGAAGCGCGCAAGTCATTTTACCAATTGGATTCAGGACTGAATGAATCACCGAACTATCCAGGATTGCAACGTCTCCGGCCCCCAGAGATTTTGCACCCACGACTTCAATCGTGTTCTCTTTTCGCTGCCAAAAAACGTTATCTTCTCTGCCGCAATAGATACCAACCACTGAAAACATCTGATGATTATGCGGCATCAGGCTCATACATGGCGCCCAGGCAAAATTGATAATGGTTAGATTGGGTGATCGATAGAGCGGAAAAAGACCTGCGTGCTGAGGTTCGCCAAGCTCAGACATTATCCCGGCACCATCAGAAACGGCGTCTGATACAACCTCATTCACGGCCTCACGACCTTCAGCTATCGCTCTGATACAGTCTTCTATGAAATGCTCCTGACGAAACATGACTTAGCCTCCCACTCGATGGCCTGCCCGATCATAAACAAGGAGCACACATCCCGCGGATGCGCGTTGACTTACAACTTGGCTCGGTCTCTTGTTGAAACCACGAACGCTCACATCAACTCCCGCCAAAGATTTTAAGACCATGTAAAGAGTGTAGTTCCTAGCCTGTCACTTTTTCAGGTCATGTTTTCATTCGCTTTCAACTGAACGACTTTATATGCAGACTCGTGACAAGCTGTTGAAATATCATGAAGTCTGGCCGCCTGCATGATTCTGGATCTTAACGCCAGGTCATTGATTCAGCGGACTGTTTCACTCAATGCTTTCACCCATTGTTCAGGTTCTGCAATGATGAACTCGTAAACTTGCTCACTGGATAAAGTGATTCGAATTGCATCTCTCGTGACCGGCATGATGCCGCCTCCTTTCCCGAAGCACTGCACTACGGAAGCAATTTCATGCCGGCTGAATCTATAGGGGCCCAATCCAAATTGTTGGTTAAACGGTACAAAAGTAACGTCTGAATCCGTGATAGACAATTTTCCATCAGCTCGAGCCACACCAATCTGAACAGTTGCTACCGAGGATTGAATGATTTTTTCGGATATAGTGCCCCCTTATTCATGATTTACGTTTGTAAACTAACGAAGCAGTAAGCTGCGACTGAATGGATGTGGCTTCAACGGGTTAGAACCTGCCTCAATCAGAGCTTGGATTGTCTTCTGATTCAGAGCCGCATTCGGCAAAATATCCGAGGCTTAGGTCGTGCCTACACCCAAGAGTGCGAGTAATGAAATAAAAAATCTGCCCATATGTTTCCTTGTAATTTAACGTTTCAATCATCCGAGGTATCAGTGGTCGGCTGTATTGATTTGTTAGCACTGCCCGAATCGCTCATATCAGGCACCTATTTAAGTTTTTCAATGGCTTGTTTTTCTTGCTGTTCTACAAACCGAAAAATACTTTCTCCATCAATAAATGCGCTTGGCGATCCGACCTTTGTTTTTCTATCTCGATTAGCAAACAAATTATTTTTATGTGGATGATTCGATAAATT
This DNA window, taken from Photobacterium sp. CCB-ST2H9, encodes the following:
- a CDS encoding contact-dependent growth inhibition system immunity protein, coding for MSGLKHLTSLGYFLEAYLYQHALDGASLEEVVCDFVSSETKELTTNLYMELETAALSKPGIKDLIEMGSYYGPGPEQDVCRWLEYIRGLIATQLQ
- a CDS encoding DUF6174 domain-containing protein produces the protein MKKDVVFCLSIFVAGCNSSTSSEDDFQKEWQAKNIQFYSFEYKETGFTPIAGDAWEIQVADGEVIYVNYTGTGTPEAVLSAETAPTIDELFTRMKDCKAKPECDITLVEYDKINAYPIQYNESYGSEGAGFEVFNFVVQ
- a CDS encoding SRPBCC domain-containing protein; protein product: MIEERTLRTSRILPFSPKEIYGAFASADLLASWWGPEGFSNTFEIFEFTTGGRWKFVMHGPDGKSYLNESFFKELVPDSRIVIHHDCPPNFRLTIELTPEKEGTDLIWEQVFEDAETAQAVKQRAGTANEQNIDRLIAALSKAAHGA
- a CDS encoding MmcQ/YjbR family DNA-binding protein, whose translation is MDHNGFNQFCRSFPATTYVVQWGNSHVWKVGGKVFAIGTQSKSGEPAFTFKTSDINFEFLRVSEGYIPAPYFANRGMKWIQQVETSGPLDEDLKYYLSESYRIVALGLSQRKQKELGIQNLNP
- a CDS encoding GNAT family N-acetyltransferase, which gives rise to MIETKKLLLRQFEPTDREYTIALLKNPEFMVCSPTGAMTNEQAECRFQKLLTAYEQCGVGKLALVEKLSGELIGYCGIETFQHQGNDVVELGYRIRTQSRGKGYAFEASTAVLSYAKQMGCPSVWALTESENAPSMHILLQLGFQPRGSGLFENMPVNYFEKCL